From a region of the Fusobacterium periodonticum ATCC 33693 genome:
- the guaB gene encoding IMP dehydrogenase: MMNGKILKEGITFDDVLLIPAKSDVLPNEVSLKTRLTKKITLNLPILSAAMDTVTESDLAIALARQGGIGFIHKNMSIEEQAAEVDRVKRSESGMIINPITLNKDSRVYQAEELMSRYKISGLPVIENDGKLIGIITNRDIKYRKDLDQPVGDIMTSKGLITAPVGTNLEQAKEILLANRIEKLPITDQNGYLKGLITIKDIDNIVQYPNSCKDELGKLRCGAAVGVAPDTLDRVAALVKAGVDIITVDSAHGHSQGVINMIKEIKKHYPDLDVIGGNIVTAEAAEELIEAGASAVKVGIGPGSICTTRVVAGVGVPQLTAVNDVYEYCKSRDIGVIADGGIKLSGDIVKALAAGADCVMLGGLLAGTKEAPGEEIILEGRRFKIYVGMGSIAAMKRGSKDRYFQAGEVDNSKLVPEGIEGRIAYKGSVKDVIFQLAGGVRAGMGYCGTKTIKDLQVNGKFVKITGAGLIESHPHDITITKEAPNYSK; the protein is encoded by the coding sequence ATGATGAATGGAAAAATTTTAAAAGAAGGAATTACTTTTGATGATGTTTTACTAATACCTGCAAAATCTGATGTACTTCCTAATGAAGTAAGTTTAAAAACAAGACTTACAAAAAAAATTACATTAAATTTACCAATTTTGAGTGCTGCTATGGATACAGTTACTGAATCTGACTTAGCTATAGCTCTTGCAAGACAAGGTGGAATTGGTTTTATCCATAAAAATATGTCTATTGAAGAACAAGCTGCTGAAGTAGACAGAGTAAAGAGATCTGAAAGTGGAATGATCATTAACCCTATAACTCTTAATAAAGACAGTAGAGTATATCAAGCTGAAGAACTTATGAGTAGATATAAAATTTCAGGATTACCTGTTATTGAAAATGATGGAAAATTAATAGGAATAATAACAAATAGAGATATTAAATATCGTAAAGATTTAGATCAGCCTGTTGGAGATATTATGACAAGTAAAGGTCTAATAACTGCTCCTGTTGGAACAAACTTAGAACAAGCTAAAGAAATTTTACTTGCTAATAGAATTGAAAAATTACCTATCACAGATCAAAATGGATATTTAAAAGGTCTTATCACTATAAAAGATATAGATAACATAGTTCAATATCCAAATTCTTGTAAAGATGAACTTGGAAAATTAAGATGTGGAGCTGCTGTTGGGGTTGCACCTGATACTTTAGATAGAGTTGCTGCTCTAGTTAAAGCTGGAGTAGATATCATAACTGTTGATTCTGCTCATGGACACTCTCAAGGTGTTATCAATATGATAAAAGAAATCAAAAAACATTACCCTGATTTAGATGTAATTGGTGGAAACATTGTTACTGCAGAAGCAGCTGAAGAATTAATTGAAGCAGGAGCATCAGCAGTAAAAGTTGGAATAGGACCAGGATCTATTTGTACAACAAGAGTTGTTGCAGGAGTTGGAGTTCCTCAATTAACAGCTGTAAATGATGTTTATGAATATTGTAAATCTAGAGATATTGGAGTTATTGCTGATGGTGGAATAAAACTATCAGGAGATATAGTTAAGGCTTTAGCTGCAGGTGCTGACTGTGTTATGTTAGGAGGATTACTTGCAGGAACAAAAGAAGCTCCAGGAGAAGAAATTATTCTTGAAGGAAGAAGATTTAAAATATATGTAGGTATGGGATCTATCGCTGCGATGAAGAGAGGATCTAAAGATAGATACTTCCAAGCAGGTGAAGTTGATAACTCTAAATTAGTTCCTGAAGGAATTGAAGGACGTATTGCATATAAAGGTTCAGTTAAAGATGTTATTTTCCAACTTGCAGGTGGTGTAAGAGCAGGTATGGGATATTGTGGAACTAAGACTATAAAAGATCTACAAGTAAATGGAAAATTTGTTAAAATCACAGGAGCAGGTTTAATAGAAAGCCATCCTCATGATATAACAATCACAAAAGAAGCACCAAATTATTCTAAATAG
- a CDS encoding toxin-antitoxin system YwqK family antitoxin, with protein MNKFNKFIILAGLLLSFSAIAAEIKELESLETISKQILGETTSTKTKKEKAKETVKKEVTKKENKEEVKEESKKETEIKSENKASENEETVVNDIPDETATRVINKSEIVDFYEREVRDKIAYKEGSNTPFTGVFGIVIDDKIESYEEYKDGLLDGETAYFSKDKEVKLLSEMYSKGKLNGPQKTYYENGKLKSIVYYKNDRIDGIVEYDKSGKLLHKSIFENGTGDWKLYWSNGKVSEEGRYVSWKRDGVWKKYREDGSLDTILKYDNGRLLSEKWQ; from the coding sequence ATGAACAAATTTAATAAATTTATTATTTTAGCAGGACTGTTACTTAGTTTTTCAGCTATAGCTGCTGAAATTAAAGAACTTGAGTCACTAGAAACAATCTCTAAACAAATATTAGGAGAAACTACTAGTACAAAGACTAAGAAAGAAAAAGCTAAAGAAACTGTAAAAAAAGAAGTTACAAAAAAAGAGAATAAAGAAGAAGTTAAGGAAGAAAGTAAAAAAGAAACAGAAATTAAGTCTGAAAATAAAGCTTCTGAAAATGAAGAAACTGTTGTCAATGATATTCCAGATGAAACAGCAACTAGAGTTATAAATAAATCAGAAATAGTTGATTTCTATGAAAGAGAAGTTAGAGATAAAATAGCTTATAAAGAAGGTTCTAACACTCCTTTTACAGGAGTATTTGGGATAGTTATTGATGATAAAATAGAATCTTATGAAGAATATAAAGATGGTCTTTTAGATGGAGAAACTGCTTATTTTTCAAAAGATAAAGAAGTAAAATTATTATCTGAAATGTACTCTAAAGGAAAATTAAATGGACCACAAAAAACTTATTATGAAAATGGTAAATTAAAATCTATAGTTTACTATAAAAATGATAGAATAGATGGTATAGTGGAATATGATAAAAGTGGAAAACTTTTACATAAAAGTATCTTTGAAAATGGTACAGGAGATTGGAAATTATACTGGAGTAATGGGAAAGTTTCAGAAGAAGGAAGATATGTTTCTTGGAAAAGAGATGGAGTTTGGAAAAAATATAGAGAAGATGGAAGTTTAGATACTATATTGAAATATGACAATGGTAGACTTTTAAGCGAAAAATGGCAATAA
- a CDS encoding HD domain-containing protein, with the protein MLISRVKQVYQYIFSKFDESNNSEIKKILSEEEFSIFSTMSNYDKVHSYSLYRKVKEDKILSSEKLYLKLALLHDSGKGKVGLFRRIKKVLVGDKLLEQHPNIAFEKLKNINFDLAELCLNHHNKDVDQKMKIFQELDDK; encoded by the coding sequence ATGTTAATTTCAAGAGTAAAACAAGTTTATCAATATATTTTTTCTAAGTTTGATGAAAGTAATAATTCTGAAATAAAAAAGATATTATCAGAGGAAGAATTCTCAATTTTTTCTACTATGTCTAATTATGATAAAGTTCATTCATATAGTCTTTATAGAAAGGTAAAGGAAGATAAGATCTTATCTTCTGAAAAACTTTATTTAAAACTTGCTCTTTTACATGATAGTGGAAAGGGTAAAGTGGGGCTTTTTAGAAGAATAAAAAAAGTTTTAGTAGGAGATAAACTTTTAGAACAACATCCAAATATAGCTTTTGAGAAATTAAAAAATATTAATTTTGACTTAGCAGAGTTATGTTTAAATCATCATAATAAAGATGTAGATCAGAAAATGAAAATTTTTCAAGAATTAGATGATAAATAA
- a CDS encoding SMI1/KNR4 family protein, with product MTEFNWDSFIKELEKFQKGIENIGGHSRETIIEVPAKEEEILEVEKKLGYRIPEDFRDVLLNYSSHFEYFWSTYRDEEEEQIEFPEKFCAIFAGNLHWGLKFLLDFEESRQGWVDICYPDYDNEYDKVWHNKLAFYKVANGDYYGIELEKENYGKIVYLSHDGGDAHGHYIADNFKDLLNNWSKVGAVGGDDWQWEVFYTEGKGIDPDCENAKEWREYIFSKI from the coding sequence ATGACTGAATTTAATTGGGATAGTTTCATCAAAGAACTTGAAAAATTTCAAAAGGGAATAGAAAATATAGGAGGGCATTCTAGAGAAACTATAATTGAAGTTCCAGCAAAGGAAGAAGAAATTTTAGAAGTTGAGAAAAAATTAGGTTATAGAATACCAGAAGATTTTAGAGATGTACTTTTAAATTATTCATCACATTTTGAATATTTTTGGTCTACTTATAGAGATGAAGAAGAAGAACAAATTGAATTCCCAGAAAAATTTTGTGCTATATTTGCAGGAAATTTACATTGGGGACTAAAGTTCTTATTAGATTTTGAAGAAAGTAGACAGGGTTGGGTAGATATTTGCTACCCTGATTATGATAATGAATATGATAAAGTTTGGCATAATAAATTAGCCTTTTATAAAGTTGCAAATGGAGATTATTATGGTATTGAACTTGAAAAAGAAAATTATGGAAAGATAGTATATTTAAGCCATGATGGTGGAGATGCTCATGGTCATTATATAGCAGATAATTTTAAAGATTTATTAAATAATTGGTCAAAAGTTGGTGCTGTCGGAGGGGACGATTGGCAATGGGAAGTGTTTTACACAGAAGGAAAGGGAATAGATCCTGATTGTGAAAATGCTAAAGAGTGGAGAGAGTATATTTTTAGTAAGATATGA
- a CDS encoding uracil-DNA glycosylase, which translates to MSKINNDWKDILEEEFEKEYFVKLKEILENEYKNYTVYPPKKDILNAFFLTPYSEVKVVLLGQDPYHQSGQAHGLAFSVNYGIKTPPSLVNMYKELQDDLGLYIPNNGFLEKWAKQGVLLLNTTLTVRDSEANSHSKIGWQTFTDNIIKKLNEREKPVIFILWGNNAKAKEKFIDTNKHYILKGVHPSPLSANRGFFGCKHFSEVNRILKELNEKEIDWQIEDKE; encoded by the coding sequence ATGTCAAAAATTAATAATGATTGGAAAGATATTTTAGAAGAAGAATTTGAAAAAGAATATTTTGTAAAGTTAAAAGAAATTCTTGAAAATGAATATAAAAATTATACAGTATATCCACCTAAAAAAGATATATTGAATGCTTTTTTTCTTACTCCTTATTCAGAGGTAAAAGTTGTACTTTTAGGGCAGGATCCTTATCATCAAAGTGGTCAAGCACATGGATTAGCATTTTCTGTAAATTATGGAATAAAAACTCCACCCTCACTTGTAAATATGTATAAAGAATTACAAGATGATTTAGGATTATATATTCCAAACAATGGTTTTCTTGAAAAATGGGCAAAACAAGGTGTATTACTTTTAAATACTACTTTAACAGTTAGGGATAGTGAAGCTAATTCACATTCTAAAATTGGTTGGCAAACTTTTACAGATAATATAATAAAGAAATTAAATGAAAGAGAAAAGCCTGTAATATTTATATTATGGGGAAATAATGCTAAAGCTAAAGAAAAATTTATAGACACAAATAAACATTATATCTTAAAAGGGGTGCATCCTAGTCCTCTTTCAGCCAATAGAGGATTCTTTGGGTGTAAGCATTTTAGCGAAGTAAATAGAATATTAAAAGAGTTAAATGAAAAAGAAATTGACTGGCAAATTGAAGATAAGGAGTAG